One genomic window of Mus caroli chromosome 12, CAROLI_EIJ_v1.1, whole genome shotgun sequence includes the following:
- the Hif1a gene encoding hypoxia-inducible factor 1-alpha isoform X2 — translation MEGAGGENEKKKMSSERRKEKSRDAARSRRSKESEVFYELAHQLPLPHNVSSHLDKASVMRLTISYLRVRKLLDAGDLDIEDEMKAQMNCFYLKALDGFVMVLTDDGDMIYISDNVNKYMGLTQFELTGHSVFDFTHPCDHEEMREMLTHRNGPVRKGKEQNTQRSFFLRMKCTLTSRGRTMNIKSATWKVLHCTGHIHVYDTNSNQPQCGYKKPPMTCLVLICEPIPHPSNIEIPLDSKTFLSRHSLDMKFSYCDERITELMGYEPEELLGRSIYEYYHALDSDHLTKTHHDMFTKGQVTTGQYRMLAKRGGYVWVETQATVIYNTKNSQPQCIVCVNYVVSGIIQHDLIFSLQQTESVLKPVESSDMKMTQLFTKVESEDTSCLFDKLKKEPDALTLLAPAAGDTIISLDFGSDGQCLDTETEDQQLEDVPLYNDVMFPSSNEKLNINLAMSPLPASETPKPLRSSADPALNQEVALKLESSPESLGLSFTMPQIQDRPASPSDGSTRQSSPERLLQEKVNTPNFSQPNSPSEYCFDVDSDMVNVFKLELVEKLFAEDTEAKNPFSTQDTDLDLEMLAPYIPMDDDFQLRSFDQLSPLESNSPSPPSMSTVTGFQQTQLQKPTITATATTTATTATTDESKTETKDNKEDIKILIASPSSTQVPQETTTTKASAYSGTHSRTASPDRAGKRVIEQTDKAHPRSLNLSVTLNQRNTVPEEELNPKTIASQNAQRKRKMEHDGSLFQAAGIGTLLQQPGDCAPAMSLSWKRVKGFISSEQNGTEQKTIILIPSDLACRLLGQSMDESGLPQLTSYDCEVNAPIQGSRNLLQGEELLRALDQVN, via the exons ATGGAGGGCGCCGGCGGCGAGAACGAGAAGAAAAA GATGAGTTCTGAACGTCGAAAAGAAAAGTCTAGAGATGCAGCAAGATCTCGGCGAAGCAAAGAGTCTGAAGTTTTTTATGAGCTTGCTCATCAGTTGCCACTTCCCCACAATGTGAGCTCACATCTTGATAAAGCTTCTGTTATGAGGCTCACCATCAGTTATTTACGTGTGAGAAAGCTTCTGGATGCCG GTGATCTAGACATTGAAGATGAAATGAAAGCACAGATGAACTGCTTTTATCTGAAAGCCCTGGATGGCTTTGTAATGGTGCTAACAGATGACGGTGACATGATTTACATTTCTGATAACGTGAACAAATACATGGGGTTAACTCAG TTTGAACTAACTGGACACAGTGTGTTTGATTTTACTCATCCATGTGACCATGAGGAAATGAGAGAAATGCTTACACACAGAAATG GCCCagtgagaaaaggaaaagaacaaaacacacagcGGAGCTTTTTTCTCAGAATGAAGTGCACCCTAACAAGCCGGGGGAGGACGATGAACATCAAGTCAGCAACGTGGAAG GTGCTTCACTGCACGGGCCATATTCATGTCTATGATACCAACAGTAACCAACCTCAGTGTGGGTACAAGAAACCACCCATGACGTGCTTGGTGCTGATTTGTGAACCCATTCCTCATCCGTCAAATATTGAAATTCCTTTAGACAGCAAGACATTTCTCAGTCGACACAGCCTCGATATGAAATTTTCTTACTGTGATGAAAG aaTTACTGAGTTGATGGGTTATGAGCCGGAAGAACTTTTGGGCCGCTCAATTTATGAATATTATCATGCTTTGGATTCTGATCATCTGACCAAAACTCACCATGATA TGTTCACTAAAGGACAAGTCACCACAGGACAGTACAGGATGCTTGCCAAAAGAGGCGGATACGTCTGGGTTGAAACTCAAGCAACTGTCATATATAATACGAAgaactcccagccacagtgcattgtgtgtgtgaattatgtTGTAAG TGGTATTATTCAGCACGACTTGATTTTCTCCCTTCAACAAACAGAATCTGTGCTCAAACCAGTTGAATCTTCAGATAtgaagatgactcagctgttcaCCAAGGTTGAATCAGAGGATACAAGCTGCCTTTTTGATAAGCTTAAGAAGGAGCCTGACGCTCTCACTCTGCTGGCTCCAGCTGCTGGCGACACCATCATCTCTCTGGATTTTGGCAGCGATGGTCAGTGCTTAG ACACAGAAACTGAAGATCAACAACTTGAAGATGTTCCATTATATAATGATGTAATGTTTCCTTCttctaatgaaaaattaaatataaacctGGCAATGTCTCCTTTACCTGCGTCTGAAACGCCAAAGCCACTTCGAAGTAGTGCTGATCCTGCACTGAATCAAGAGGTTGCATTAAAATTAGAATCAAGTCCAGAGTCACTGGGACTTTCTTTTACCATGCCCCAGATTCAAGATCGGCCAGCAAGTCCTTCTGATGGAAGCACTAGACAAAGTTCACCTGAG AGACTTCTTCAGGAAAAAGTAAACACTCCTAACTTTTCCCAGCCTAACAGTCCCAGTGAATATTGCTTTGATGTGGATAGCGATATGGTCAATGTATTCAAGTTGGAACTGGTGGAAAAACTGTTTGCTGAAGACACAGAGGCAAAGAATCCATTTTCAACTCAG GACACTGATTTAGACTTGGAGATGCTGGCTCCCTATATCCCAATGGATGATGATTTCCAGTTACGTTCCTTTGATCAGTTGTCACCATTAGAGAGCAATTCTCCAAGCCCTCCAAGTATGAGCACAGTTACCGGGTTCCAGCAGACCCAGTTACAGAAACCTACCAtcactgccactgccaccacaACTGCTACCACTGCCACCACCGATGAatcaaaaacagagacaaaggacAATAAAGAAGATATTAAAATACTGATTGCATCTCCATCTTCTACCCAAGTACCTCAAGAAACGACCACTACTAAGGCATCAGCATACAGTGGCACTCACAGTCGGACAGCCTCACCAGACAGAGCAGGAAAGAGAGTCATAGAACAGACAGACAAAGCTCATCCAAGGAGCCTTAACCTGTCTGTCACTTTGAATCAAAG aaataCTGTTCCTGAGGAAGAATTAAACCCAAAGACAATAGCTTCGCAGAATGCTCAGAGGAAGCGAAAAATGGAACATGATGGCTCCCTTTTTCAAGCAGCAGGAATT GGAACATTACTGCAGCAACCAGGTGACTGTGCACCTGCTATGTCACTTTCTTGGAAACGAGTAAAAGGATTCATATCTAGTGAACAGAATGGAACGGAGCAAAAGACAATTATTTTAATACCCTCCG ACTTAGCCTGTAGGCTGCTGGGGCAGTCAATGGATGAGAGTGGATTACCACAGCTGACCAGTTACGACTGTGAAGTTAATGCTCCTATACAAGGCAGCAGAAACCTACTGCAGGGTGAAGAATTACTCAGAGCTTTGGATCAAGTTAACTGA
- the Hif1a gene encoding hypoxia-inducible factor 1-alpha isoform X1 — protein MEGAGGENEKKNRMSSERRKEKSRDAARSRRSKESEVFYELAHQLPLPHNVSSHLDKASVMRLTISYLRVRKLLDAGDLDIEDEMKAQMNCFYLKALDGFVMVLTDDGDMIYISDNVNKYMGLTQFELTGHSVFDFTHPCDHEEMREMLTHRNGPVRKGKEQNTQRSFFLRMKCTLTSRGRTMNIKSATWKVLHCTGHIHVYDTNSNQPQCGYKKPPMTCLVLICEPIPHPSNIEIPLDSKTFLSRHSLDMKFSYCDERITELMGYEPEELLGRSIYEYYHALDSDHLTKTHHDMFTKGQVTTGQYRMLAKRGGYVWVETQATVIYNTKNSQPQCIVCVNYVVSGIIQHDLIFSLQQTESVLKPVESSDMKMTQLFTKVESEDTSCLFDKLKKEPDALTLLAPAAGDTIISLDFGSDGQCLDTETEDQQLEDVPLYNDVMFPSSNEKLNINLAMSPLPASETPKPLRSSADPALNQEVALKLESSPESLGLSFTMPQIQDRPASPSDGSTRQSSPERLLQEKVNTPNFSQPNSPSEYCFDVDSDMVNVFKLELVEKLFAEDTEAKNPFSTQDTDLDLEMLAPYIPMDDDFQLRSFDQLSPLESNSPSPPSMSTVTGFQQTQLQKPTITATATTTATTATTDESKTETKDNKEDIKILIASPSSTQVPQETTTTKASAYSGTHSRTASPDRAGKRVIEQTDKAHPRSLNLSVTLNQRNTVPEEELNPKTIASQNAQRKRKMEHDGSLFQAAGIGTLLQQPGDCAPAMSLSWKRVKGFISSEQNGTEQKTIILIPSDLACRLLGQSMDESGLPQLTSYDCEVNAPIQGSRNLLQGEELLRALDQVN, from the exons ATGGAGGGCGCCGGCGGCGAGAACGAGAAGAAAAA tagGATGAGTTCTGAACGTCGAAAAGAAAAGTCTAGAGATGCAGCAAGATCTCGGCGAAGCAAAGAGTCTGAAGTTTTTTATGAGCTTGCTCATCAGTTGCCACTTCCCCACAATGTGAGCTCACATCTTGATAAAGCTTCTGTTATGAGGCTCACCATCAGTTATTTACGTGTGAGAAAGCTTCTGGATGCCG GTGATCTAGACATTGAAGATGAAATGAAAGCACAGATGAACTGCTTTTATCTGAAAGCCCTGGATGGCTTTGTAATGGTGCTAACAGATGACGGTGACATGATTTACATTTCTGATAACGTGAACAAATACATGGGGTTAACTCAG TTTGAACTAACTGGACACAGTGTGTTTGATTTTACTCATCCATGTGACCATGAGGAAATGAGAGAAATGCTTACACACAGAAATG GCCCagtgagaaaaggaaaagaacaaaacacacagcGGAGCTTTTTTCTCAGAATGAAGTGCACCCTAACAAGCCGGGGGAGGACGATGAACATCAAGTCAGCAACGTGGAAG GTGCTTCACTGCACGGGCCATATTCATGTCTATGATACCAACAGTAACCAACCTCAGTGTGGGTACAAGAAACCACCCATGACGTGCTTGGTGCTGATTTGTGAACCCATTCCTCATCCGTCAAATATTGAAATTCCTTTAGACAGCAAGACATTTCTCAGTCGACACAGCCTCGATATGAAATTTTCTTACTGTGATGAAAG aaTTACTGAGTTGATGGGTTATGAGCCGGAAGAACTTTTGGGCCGCTCAATTTATGAATATTATCATGCTTTGGATTCTGATCATCTGACCAAAACTCACCATGATA TGTTCACTAAAGGACAAGTCACCACAGGACAGTACAGGATGCTTGCCAAAAGAGGCGGATACGTCTGGGTTGAAACTCAAGCAACTGTCATATATAATACGAAgaactcccagccacagtgcattgtgtgtgtgaattatgtTGTAAG TGGTATTATTCAGCACGACTTGATTTTCTCCCTTCAACAAACAGAATCTGTGCTCAAACCAGTTGAATCTTCAGATAtgaagatgactcagctgttcaCCAAGGTTGAATCAGAGGATACAAGCTGCCTTTTTGATAAGCTTAAGAAGGAGCCTGACGCTCTCACTCTGCTGGCTCCAGCTGCTGGCGACACCATCATCTCTCTGGATTTTGGCAGCGATGGTCAGTGCTTAG ACACAGAAACTGAAGATCAACAACTTGAAGATGTTCCATTATATAATGATGTAATGTTTCCTTCttctaatgaaaaattaaatataaacctGGCAATGTCTCCTTTACCTGCGTCTGAAACGCCAAAGCCACTTCGAAGTAGTGCTGATCCTGCACTGAATCAAGAGGTTGCATTAAAATTAGAATCAAGTCCAGAGTCACTGGGACTTTCTTTTACCATGCCCCAGATTCAAGATCGGCCAGCAAGTCCTTCTGATGGAAGCACTAGACAAAGTTCACCTGAG AGACTTCTTCAGGAAAAAGTAAACACTCCTAACTTTTCCCAGCCTAACAGTCCCAGTGAATATTGCTTTGATGTGGATAGCGATATGGTCAATGTATTCAAGTTGGAACTGGTGGAAAAACTGTTTGCTGAAGACACAGAGGCAAAGAATCCATTTTCAACTCAG GACACTGATTTAGACTTGGAGATGCTGGCTCCCTATATCCCAATGGATGATGATTTCCAGTTACGTTCCTTTGATCAGTTGTCACCATTAGAGAGCAATTCTCCAAGCCCTCCAAGTATGAGCACAGTTACCGGGTTCCAGCAGACCCAGTTACAGAAACCTACCAtcactgccactgccaccacaACTGCTACCACTGCCACCACCGATGAatcaaaaacagagacaaaggacAATAAAGAAGATATTAAAATACTGATTGCATCTCCATCTTCTACCCAAGTACCTCAAGAAACGACCACTACTAAGGCATCAGCATACAGTGGCACTCACAGTCGGACAGCCTCACCAGACAGAGCAGGAAAGAGAGTCATAGAACAGACAGACAAAGCTCATCCAAGGAGCCTTAACCTGTCTGTCACTTTGAATCAAAG aaataCTGTTCCTGAGGAAGAATTAAACCCAAAGACAATAGCTTCGCAGAATGCTCAGAGGAAGCGAAAAATGGAACATGATGGCTCCCTTTTTCAAGCAGCAGGAATT GGAACATTACTGCAGCAACCAGGTGACTGTGCACCTGCTATGTCACTTTCTTGGAAACGAGTAAAAGGATTCATATCTAGTGAACAGAATGGAACGGAGCAAAAGACAATTATTTTAATACCCTCCG ACTTAGCCTGTAGGCTGCTGGGGCAGTCAATGGATGAGAGTGGATTACCACAGCTGACCAGTTACGACTGTGAAGTTAATGCTCCTATACAAGGCAGCAGAAACCTACTGCAGGGTGAAGAATTACTCAGAGCTTTGGATCAAGTTAACTGA
- the Hif1a gene encoding hypoxia-inducible factor 1-alpha isoform X6 — translation MEGAGGENEKKNRMSSERRKEKSRDAARSRRSKESEVFYELAHQLPLPHNVSSHLDKASVMRLTISYLRVRKLLDAGDLDIEDEMKAQMNCFYLKALDGFVMVLTDDGDMIYISDNVNKYMGLTQFELTGHSVFDFTHPCDHEEMREMLTHRNGPVRKGKEQNTQRSFFLRMKCTLTSRGRTMNIKSATWKVLHCTGHIHVYDTNSNQPQCGYKKPPMTCLVLICEPIPHPSNIEIPLDSKTFLSRHSLDMKFSYCDERITELMGYEPEELLGRSIYEYYHALDSDHLTKTHHDMFTKGQVTTGQYRMLAKRGGYVWVETQATVIYNTKNSQPQCIVCVNYVVSGIIQHDLIFSLQQTESVLKPVESSDMKMTQLFTKVESEDTSCLFDKLKKEPDALTLLAPAAGDTIISLDFGSDDTETEDQQLEDVPLYNDVMFPSSNEKLNINLAMSPLPASETPKPLRSSADPALNQEVALKLESSPESLGLSFTMPQIQDRPASPSDGSTRQSSPEPNSPSEYCFDVDSDMVNVFKLELVEKLFAEDTEAKNPFSTQDTDLDLEMLAPYIPMDDDFQLRSFDQLSPLESNSPSPPSMSTVTGFQQTQLQKPTITATATTTATTATTDESKTETKDNKEDIKILIASPSSTQVPQETTTTKASAYSGTHSRTASPDRAGKRVIEQTDKAHPRSLNLSVTLNQRNTVPEEELNPKTIASQNAQRKRKMEHDGSLFQAAGIGTLLQQPGDCAPAMSLSWKRVKGFISSEQNGTEQKTIILIPSDLACRLLGQSMDESGLPQLTSYDCEVNAPIQGSRNLLQGEELLRALDQVN, via the exons ATGGAGGGCGCCGGCGGCGAGAACGAGAAGAAAAA tagGATGAGTTCTGAACGTCGAAAAGAAAAGTCTAGAGATGCAGCAAGATCTCGGCGAAGCAAAGAGTCTGAAGTTTTTTATGAGCTTGCTCATCAGTTGCCACTTCCCCACAATGTGAGCTCACATCTTGATAAAGCTTCTGTTATGAGGCTCACCATCAGTTATTTACGTGTGAGAAAGCTTCTGGATGCCG GTGATCTAGACATTGAAGATGAAATGAAAGCACAGATGAACTGCTTTTATCTGAAAGCCCTGGATGGCTTTGTAATGGTGCTAACAGATGACGGTGACATGATTTACATTTCTGATAACGTGAACAAATACATGGGGTTAACTCAG TTTGAACTAACTGGACACAGTGTGTTTGATTTTACTCATCCATGTGACCATGAGGAAATGAGAGAAATGCTTACACACAGAAATG GCCCagtgagaaaaggaaaagaacaaaacacacagcGGAGCTTTTTTCTCAGAATGAAGTGCACCCTAACAAGCCGGGGGAGGACGATGAACATCAAGTCAGCAACGTGGAAG GTGCTTCACTGCACGGGCCATATTCATGTCTATGATACCAACAGTAACCAACCTCAGTGTGGGTACAAGAAACCACCCATGACGTGCTTGGTGCTGATTTGTGAACCCATTCCTCATCCGTCAAATATTGAAATTCCTTTAGACAGCAAGACATTTCTCAGTCGACACAGCCTCGATATGAAATTTTCTTACTGTGATGAAAG aaTTACTGAGTTGATGGGTTATGAGCCGGAAGAACTTTTGGGCCGCTCAATTTATGAATATTATCATGCTTTGGATTCTGATCATCTGACCAAAACTCACCATGATA TGTTCACTAAAGGACAAGTCACCACAGGACAGTACAGGATGCTTGCCAAAAGAGGCGGATACGTCTGGGTTGAAACTCAAGCAACTGTCATATATAATACGAAgaactcccagccacagtgcattgtgtgtgtgaattatgtTGTAAG TGGTATTATTCAGCACGACTTGATTTTCTCCCTTCAACAAACAGAATCTGTGCTCAAACCAGTTGAATCTTCAGATAtgaagatgactcagctgttcaCCAAGGTTGAATCAGAGGATACAAGCTGCCTTTTTGATAAGCTTAAGAAGGAGCCTGACGCTCTCACTCTGCTGGCTCCAGCTGCTGGCGACACCATCATCTCTCTGGATTTTGGCAGCGATG ACACAGAAACTGAAGATCAACAACTTGAAGATGTTCCATTATATAATGATGTAATGTTTCCTTCttctaatgaaaaattaaatataaacctGGCAATGTCTCCTTTACCTGCGTCTGAAACGCCAAAGCCACTTCGAAGTAGTGCTGATCCTGCACTGAATCAAGAGGTTGCATTAAAATTAGAATCAAGTCCAGAGTCACTGGGACTTTCTTTTACCATGCCCCAGATTCAAGATCGGCCAGCAAGTCCTTCTGATGGAAGCACTAGACAAAGTTCACCTGAG CCTAACAGTCCCAGTGAATATTGCTTTGATGTGGATAGCGATATGGTCAATGTATTCAAGTTGGAACTGGTGGAAAAACTGTTTGCTGAAGACACAGAGGCAAAGAATCCATTTTCAACTCAG GACACTGATTTAGACTTGGAGATGCTGGCTCCCTATATCCCAATGGATGATGATTTCCAGTTACGTTCCTTTGATCAGTTGTCACCATTAGAGAGCAATTCTCCAAGCCCTCCAAGTATGAGCACAGTTACCGGGTTCCAGCAGACCCAGTTACAGAAACCTACCAtcactgccactgccaccacaACTGCTACCACTGCCACCACCGATGAatcaaaaacagagacaaaggacAATAAAGAAGATATTAAAATACTGATTGCATCTCCATCTTCTACCCAAGTACCTCAAGAAACGACCACTACTAAGGCATCAGCATACAGTGGCACTCACAGTCGGACAGCCTCACCAGACAGAGCAGGAAAGAGAGTCATAGAACAGACAGACAAAGCTCATCCAAGGAGCCTTAACCTGTCTGTCACTTTGAATCAAAG aaataCTGTTCCTGAGGAAGAATTAAACCCAAAGACAATAGCTTCGCAGAATGCTCAGAGGAAGCGAAAAATGGAACATGATGGCTCCCTTTTTCAAGCAGCAGGAATT GGAACATTACTGCAGCAACCAGGTGACTGTGCACCTGCTATGTCACTTTCTTGGAAACGAGTAAAAGGATTCATATCTAGTGAACAGAATGGAACGGAGCAAAAGACAATTATTTTAATACCCTCCG ACTTAGCCTGTAGGCTGCTGGGGCAGTCAATGGATGAGAGTGGATTACCACAGCTGACCAGTTACGACTGTGAAGTTAATGCTCCTATACAAGGCAGCAGAAACCTACTGCAGGGTGAAGAATTACTCAGAGCTTTGGATCAAGTTAACTGA
- the Hif1a gene encoding hypoxia-inducible factor 1-alpha isoform X7, giving the protein MEGAGGENEKKKMSSERRKEKSRDAARSRRSKESEVFYELAHQLPLPHNVSSHLDKASVMRLTISYLRVRKLLDAGDLDIEDEMKAQMNCFYLKALDGFVMVLTDDGDMIYISDNVNKYMGLTQFELTGHSVFDFTHPCDHEEMREMLTHRNGPVRKGKEQNTQRSFFLRMKCTLTSRGRTMNIKSATWKVLHCTGHIHVYDTNSNQPQCGYKKPPMTCLVLICEPIPHPSNIEIPLDSKTFLSRHSLDMKFSYCDERITELMGYEPEELLGRSIYEYYHALDSDHLTKTHHDMFTKGQVTTGQYRMLAKRGGYVWVETQATVIYNTKNSQPQCIVCVNYVVSGIIQHDLIFSLQQTESVLKPVESSDMKMTQLFTKVESEDTSCLFDKLKKEPDALTLLAPAAGDTIISLDFGSDDTETEDQQLEDVPLYNDVMFPSSNEKLNINLAMSPLPASETPKPLRSSADPALNQEVALKLESSPESLGLSFTMPQIQDRPASPSDGSTRQSSPEPNSPSEYCFDVDSDMVNVFKLELVEKLFAEDTEAKNPFSTQDTDLDLEMLAPYIPMDDDFQLRSFDQLSPLESNSPSPPSMSTVTGFQQTQLQKPTITATATTTATTATTDESKTETKDNKEDIKILIASPSSTQVPQETTTTKASAYSGTHSRTASPDRAGKRVIEQTDKAHPRSLNLSVTLNQRNTVPEEELNPKTIASQNAQRKRKMEHDGSLFQAAGIGTLLQQPGDCAPAMSLSWKRVKGFISSEQNGTEQKTIILIPSDLACRLLGQSMDESGLPQLTSYDCEVNAPIQGSRNLLQGEELLRALDQVN; this is encoded by the exons ATGGAGGGCGCCGGCGGCGAGAACGAGAAGAAAAA GATGAGTTCTGAACGTCGAAAAGAAAAGTCTAGAGATGCAGCAAGATCTCGGCGAAGCAAAGAGTCTGAAGTTTTTTATGAGCTTGCTCATCAGTTGCCACTTCCCCACAATGTGAGCTCACATCTTGATAAAGCTTCTGTTATGAGGCTCACCATCAGTTATTTACGTGTGAGAAAGCTTCTGGATGCCG GTGATCTAGACATTGAAGATGAAATGAAAGCACAGATGAACTGCTTTTATCTGAAAGCCCTGGATGGCTTTGTAATGGTGCTAACAGATGACGGTGACATGATTTACATTTCTGATAACGTGAACAAATACATGGGGTTAACTCAG TTTGAACTAACTGGACACAGTGTGTTTGATTTTACTCATCCATGTGACCATGAGGAAATGAGAGAAATGCTTACACACAGAAATG GCCCagtgagaaaaggaaaagaacaaaacacacagcGGAGCTTTTTTCTCAGAATGAAGTGCACCCTAACAAGCCGGGGGAGGACGATGAACATCAAGTCAGCAACGTGGAAG GTGCTTCACTGCACGGGCCATATTCATGTCTATGATACCAACAGTAACCAACCTCAGTGTGGGTACAAGAAACCACCCATGACGTGCTTGGTGCTGATTTGTGAACCCATTCCTCATCCGTCAAATATTGAAATTCCTTTAGACAGCAAGACATTTCTCAGTCGACACAGCCTCGATATGAAATTTTCTTACTGTGATGAAAG aaTTACTGAGTTGATGGGTTATGAGCCGGAAGAACTTTTGGGCCGCTCAATTTATGAATATTATCATGCTTTGGATTCTGATCATCTGACCAAAACTCACCATGATA TGTTCACTAAAGGACAAGTCACCACAGGACAGTACAGGATGCTTGCCAAAAGAGGCGGATACGTCTGGGTTGAAACTCAAGCAACTGTCATATATAATACGAAgaactcccagccacagtgcattgtgtgtgtgaattatgtTGTAAG TGGTATTATTCAGCACGACTTGATTTTCTCCCTTCAACAAACAGAATCTGTGCTCAAACCAGTTGAATCTTCAGATAtgaagatgactcagctgttcaCCAAGGTTGAATCAGAGGATACAAGCTGCCTTTTTGATAAGCTTAAGAAGGAGCCTGACGCTCTCACTCTGCTGGCTCCAGCTGCTGGCGACACCATCATCTCTCTGGATTTTGGCAGCGATG ACACAGAAACTGAAGATCAACAACTTGAAGATGTTCCATTATATAATGATGTAATGTTTCCTTCttctaatgaaaaattaaatataaacctGGCAATGTCTCCTTTACCTGCGTCTGAAACGCCAAAGCCACTTCGAAGTAGTGCTGATCCTGCACTGAATCAAGAGGTTGCATTAAAATTAGAATCAAGTCCAGAGTCACTGGGACTTTCTTTTACCATGCCCCAGATTCAAGATCGGCCAGCAAGTCCTTCTGATGGAAGCACTAGACAAAGTTCACCTGAG CCTAACAGTCCCAGTGAATATTGCTTTGATGTGGATAGCGATATGGTCAATGTATTCAAGTTGGAACTGGTGGAAAAACTGTTTGCTGAAGACACAGAGGCAAAGAATCCATTTTCAACTCAG GACACTGATTTAGACTTGGAGATGCTGGCTCCCTATATCCCAATGGATGATGATTTCCAGTTACGTTCCTTTGATCAGTTGTCACCATTAGAGAGCAATTCTCCAAGCCCTCCAAGTATGAGCACAGTTACCGGGTTCCAGCAGACCCAGTTACAGAAACCTACCAtcactgccactgccaccacaACTGCTACCACTGCCACCACCGATGAatcaaaaacagagacaaaggacAATAAAGAAGATATTAAAATACTGATTGCATCTCCATCTTCTACCCAAGTACCTCAAGAAACGACCACTACTAAGGCATCAGCATACAGTGGCACTCACAGTCGGACAGCCTCACCAGACAGAGCAGGAAAGAGAGTCATAGAACAGACAGACAAAGCTCATCCAAGGAGCCTTAACCTGTCTGTCACTTTGAATCAAAG aaataCTGTTCCTGAGGAAGAATTAAACCCAAAGACAATAGCTTCGCAGAATGCTCAGAGGAAGCGAAAAATGGAACATGATGGCTCCCTTTTTCAAGCAGCAGGAATT GGAACATTACTGCAGCAACCAGGTGACTGTGCACCTGCTATGTCACTTTCTTGGAAACGAGTAAAAGGATTCATATCTAGTGAACAGAATGGAACGGAGCAAAAGACAATTATTTTAATACCCTCCG ACTTAGCCTGTAGGCTGCTGGGGCAGTCAATGGATGAGAGTGGATTACCACAGCTGACCAGTTACGACTGTGAAGTTAATGCTCCTATACAAGGCAGCAGAAACCTACTGCAGGGTGAAGAATTACTCAGAGCTTTGGATCAAGTTAACTGA